TTGCTAAAGTGGTCCTTTAGCATTCTTTTTTGTTTCTCAAATCCTTCTCTCGAAAGAATTTTCAATTTTTAGAAAAAACATGAAAATCTTATGAATGCGTTTGATTCTTCTAATGAAAGATGTTAGAATTGGGTCATTAAAAAGGAAAAGGGGAACTTTTATGGAAAATAAAGTTCATTTTAAACTTCATAAAGTGAAAAAACAATGGGTTACCATTGCCGTATCTGGTTTGGCACTTGGTGCCTCATTGATTGGCGTTGGTGTCTCTGCCAACGAACAAGCTGCAAATCAAGTCACCTCAGCTAGCACACCTGAAAGTGTCAGCCAGGATCCTGATCTTGTCGTCACAGAAACAACTGTAGATACGACAAAAGCTGATCAAGTCGCAACCAATAATGCAGCTGATACAACTGCTACTGTTACAACGGAAAAGCAGCCAGTCCTTAAAGAAGACCAAGCAAGTAGCACTTACAATTTGTCTAGTGGCGAAACGAGAACTGCTACTTCAACTTCAGAAACAGCTAACACAGCTACTGACGTGAATAGCCAAGCACCGAAATCTGTTGAAACTACAGTCGTTTCTGGTGGTCAATTCAATAGTGATGCTGAGGGCAACTGGTACTACCTTAAAGACGGCAAAAATCTGACAGGTGCCCAAAACGTTGACCATTTCGACCTTTATTTCCACGAGGATGGCAAGCAAGCCAAAGGGGAGATTATCACTGAAAATGGACAATCTTTCTACTATGACAAAGCCAATGGACGTAAGGTAACCAATACCTCTATCAACATCAATGGTCAAGCCTACAATGCTGATGCCCAAGGTCGTTTGACAGCAGTTCTACCTGAAACGAACAAACGTAACCAGTTTATTGAAGACAACAACCACAACTGGTATTACCTCGGTAAAGATGGGAGACCCGTCACTGGTGCACAGAACATCGATGGCTTTAACCTCTACTTCCACGAAGATGGCCGACAAGCTAAAAACGAAATCGTCACTATTAATGGTGATAGCTACTATTTCGATAAAGACAATGGACGTCGTGTAACAGGTCGCCAATATCTTGATTATGCAAACCATAAATACTTTGGTTATTACTACTTTGACAAAGATGGCAAGATGGTAAAAGATGACTTCATCACTGAGAATGGCAATCTTTACTACTTAGATGCTACTGGTAATCAACCTGATTCTGTCTTTGTCTCAGATAAGTCGGGCAACTGGTACTACTTCGACAATTACAAGGCAACTAAAGGCTTCTCAGCCCCATTTGGTTTCCACACCGAATTCCTAGACCGTAGCCAAGTTGACTACAAGACAAGCGTTCAAAACCTGAACGGACAACAGTATTACTTTGATCCTAAGACTGGTATTATGGTAACCAATCGCTATGTTTCTGACGACAAGGGTAATTGGTATTACTTTGGTAAAGACGGTAAAGCGCTTCATGGCTTTCAAACGGTAGATGGTAGCCTTCACTACTTCAATGATAGTGGTCAACAAGTCAAAGGGGACTTCCTTTACTACGATAACGATATCTACTATTTCGACAAAGACAATGGAAATCCAGTAACCAACCAATTCGTTAATAGAGATAACTCTTGGTACTACTTCGGAGCTGATGATAAAGCCGTGTCTGGTTTCCAAACCATTAACGGACAGAACCTTTATTTCCACGAATATGGTGTCCAAGCCAAGGGACAACTGGTTACTATTGACGGCAAAACCTACTACTTCGATCCAAATACAGGTGACAAGTGGGTTAATCGCTCACTTACCTTAAACGGTACGGTCTATAACTTTGATAGCAATGGTGTGGCGACTCTTAAAACTGCTCAAACCTCAAATCGAAATCAATTTGTTAAAGGTAGCGATCAAGAATGGTACTACTACGACGCTAATGGTAAAAAGGTCACTGGTTTACAAACTATTAACAAGGACCTCTACTACTTTAACGATAAGGGCCAACAAGTCCGAGGTGCTTTCTTCACCATAGGTGATAAACACTACTTCGCCAGCAAAGACACCGGTGCTGTTCTTCGCAACGCCTTTTATCATGATACATCCACTGACCATTACGGTGACTTCTCTGAAACAATCTACTACGCAGGAAGTGATGGTGCCTTCAAGACAGGTTGGTTTGAAGTTGATGGCAACCGATACTACGGTAGCGACTATTCTGATAATGATACCTCTAAAGGAAGTCTCTACACAGGAGTTGTCAACTCTCAGCTCTTTAGCACAGATGGAAAACTCTTGACAAACGGTCTATATCCTGAGTTCAAGCGTACTGGTGAAAATGATTATGAACTTAAAGACGTCTATATCACAGATACTGATGGTAAAATCAAAGAAGGTCCTTATCAATATGATGGTAAGATTCTTGGATCTAAATATAGCAGTGTCCGACAATCACAATGGTCAACTATTGACCAATGGGACATTCTTAATGGGCACCTCTACCATTTCGACTCAACACCAATGACCTTCACAGCACCAAATGGCCAAAAAGTGACCACAAACGTGGCCATTGCAACAACTAACAAGGCCCTTACTTATCGTGGCGTAACCTTTAATTTTGATGCCAAGGGTATTGATGCGACAAAAGAAAAAGCCATCCACTTTGACCAATTGCAGACGGATCGTAGTGGCACAAGTTATCTCTATGAAAATGGTCAAAAAGTCACTGGCTTGAAGACCTTTGATGGCGTCAGTTACTATTTCTATGAAGATGGCCGTCAAGCCAAAGGAACAGAAGTCACAATTAACGGTAAAACTTACCAATTCGACCAACTGACTGGTATCATGACACGCAACGCCTTTTCAAAATCATACAATTATGAAGGTTCTCCACGCTATCCATACTACCCAACACGCTACTATGGCAACGATGGAGCTGCGCTTACCGGTTGGCAAACCATCGACGGCAAGAACTACTACTTCCGAGCTAGTGGAAACCTTGAAACAGGACGTTTTGTCATAGGAGACAGAGCCTACAATACCGATGACAATGGTGTAGTTGCTGACCGCAAGGGTGAACCTGCCTACCGCAATCGTATCGTCTACGATAAAGGTGACAACTATTACTACAATGACAAAGGTGAGAAAGTTACCGGCTTCCAAGAAGTTGACGGCAAAGTCCTTTACTTCGACGCTGATGGCAAACAAGTCCTTGGACGCTTTGTCACAGTTGATAACTACACCTACTATTTCGATCCTAGAACAGGGGAAAGATACACGAACCGCTCTGTCCTCATCGACGGTAAACTCTATACCTTCGATAAAGATGGACATGTGGTGTGATAAGATAATATGAGATGAAACCGAGACATACGTCTCGGTTTTTTTGATACTAAAATTATAGGCTAGGAGGACTCTAGCATCCTTTCTTATTTATTGATGTTTTCTGATTATAATATTTTTATTAAATAAAAATATTACTTTTATGAATCTCTACAAAATCATAAGTAGACCTAATTTTTAAATATAATAGTACATTAATACTCGTAATATACTATTGTTATCATGTTTTTAAATTATTTTAAGTATCAAACAAAATATTTTCATTTGCGTTCTTTAATTTTTTTGACTTTTATAATAACCTCTGTTATAATCATGATATATCAAGGAGGATTAATGAATATGAATAAGAAATTACATGCCACTATTGGTCTTAGTGCTGCAATTTTAGCACTTGGACTATCATCTACTGCGCTTGCAGATGAACAAGAAGTATCAGTAAGTCTTCCCGCTACAGAGGCTCTTGATAACACTTCTTTTGAAAACCTAGTTGTTGAAAACATCCCTGCTTCAGCCCTTGATGTCAATCTGGCTAACGAATCCGCAAGCACAGCTAATCCTGCAACTGAGGTTAACTCAGCGAGCACTGCTGTTCTTAGTGAGGAAGTAACTGCACCTAAACCAGCAATTGAAAATACAACTCCTGTAAATCTTGAAGAATCAAATTCAGTTGTAAACACACCAACAGTTGATGAACGCGTGTCAGAAGTTCGTATTCATCACATCCGTCGAACAACTGAAGCAAGTTACTCACAATTCAGCTCTCAAAAAGATGTGCTTTACGCAACGATTAAAACTCCTGCTTTTACTGAATACGACACAGCTACTTTTGCGCCAGCAACGGTTACCGATGAAAACGGAAAAACATGGTATTTTGCTAAATACGACGACATGGTACTTAACAATAAGAGTAATTACGGCGCACCTAAAAAAGGGATTGCTTCAAGTCCTATTATTGATGTTACCTACTTCTATGATGATGTTGACCTTGCGCCAACTGTCGCGCAACAAGCCCGTTTTATTGATGATAAAGGACAGGAAATTGCTCCAATCAAAGTCAACATGGTTAGACGCGATATTGATTTAGCTTACTACGCCTATTTCCCTACTGCTCCTAAAACAATCCAGGCAAATGGTAAAACATATGAGCTACAATTAATTGATGACCAAGAAATTAAGTCACACAAAATTCGTATCTCAAATACTGTGACAATCACTTATGTTTACAAGGAAATAAGTGAAGGAACAGCTGAAAAACCTGTAACACCAGTTACACCAACAAGTGCTAAAAAACTTCGTCTTCCTAAAGGTAATAACGGTGTGAAAACACGTATCCCTGTTAACTACAAACACCAAACAAATTCTTCAAACCAAGGAACTACAAAATTACGTCTCCCTAAAGGGAATAATGGTGTGAAAACGCGTGTACCGGCTAAAAAGAACACTCCTATTCTTTCAGTAGACTACCTATAAGCAATAAAAAAACAAAGACTAACTAAACTCGTCTTTGTTTTTTTCATTCCTATTTAATTCAGTAGATTTTTTAAATCATATATTCCAAATCATAACTAGCATCAGAAAGAATACGTGCCAAAAATTGTTGTGTACGTTTTTCTTTTGGTCTGTAAAAAATGTCTTTTGGACTCCCCTCTTCGATGACATGACCGCCATCCATGAAAACGACATGATTAGCTACATCTCGTGCAAACCCCATTTCATGAGTAACAACCACCATTGTTGTTCCTTCATGAGCAAGTTGTTTCATGACATCCAGAACATCCCCAACTAGTTCTGGATCAAGGGCCGATGTTGGTTCATCTAACAAGATAACCTCCGGCTTAACTGCTATAGCCCTGGCTAAACCAATACGTTGTTGTTGTCCACCTGAAAGTTGTGATGGGTAGTAATCTTTAAAATCCAGAAGACCAACTTTTTTAAGTGCTTCTTCAGCAATCTGGTGCGCTTCACTTTTAGGAACTTTCCTAGCAATCACTAAACCTTCCAAGATATTCTCGATGGCAGTCTTGTTTGCAAATAAATTGTAGTGTTGAAATACAAAAGCTGTCTTCTTTCGGATATCTAAAATATCTTTCTTTGATAACTTATCCAAAGAGTAGTCCTTACCCGAAATTGTTAATTGACCTCCATCTGCTTTCTCCAAATGATTAAGGCAACGTAAGAAAGTTGTTTTTCCTGAACCTGATGGTCCCAAGATGACAACCACATCTCCCTGTTTCACTTGTAGATTAACATCAACAAGAACCTGACGATCCCCAAATGTTTTTGATATATGTTTAGCTTCTAGCATAGTGACTCCCTCTATGTAAATTGCAATTTTCTTTCTCCAAGGTTAAAGAGAACTTGAATGATACCACAAATGATTAAATATAGAATGAAGATGACAAAATAAGATTCAAAATATTGATATCCATATGCTGCTTCAACTCGTGCAATTGCGGTAATATCTTTTATCGTCATAACAAAGACAAGTGACGTTCCTTTCACAATATTGATAACTAAGTTACACAAATTGGGAAGAGCAGACTTAAGTGCCTGAGGAAAAATGATTCTCAGATAAGCTTGTCTTGTTGTTAAACCTATGGCTTGTGCAGCTTCTAGTTGACCTTTATCAACAGTTTGTAATGCTGATCGAATGATTTCCGATAAACTTCCTGTCGTCATCAAGCTATAGATAATAAAAGCATAGTAAATCGGATTAACTTTGAAGACATCTATGTGACTCCCAATTCCCTTAAAAAATTGATTTAACAAACTAGGGAATAAACTATAAAAAAATAAAATTAACAGAATTGGAGGTGTTGCCCGAATAAATGCAAGATAAACAATTGAAAAAGTCTTGACACCTCTCAACTTATAAATCTGCCCTAAAGCGAGAAATAAAGCAGGTAGAAAACTCAATAAAATTGCTACAACCATGATTCCCAGAGTTACCGGAACACCATATAAAGCCTTGATAAAGGTATCTATAATAAAAGTAATATTCATTTTTTACCTCTCTTTTACACTCAATTGTTGTTCTGTTATCCTAGAAATCAACGATAGAATTAACGCTATTCCCCAATAAACAAGGGCAACAGTTGTATAAGTCTCCAAAGAATAGTTTCCTAAATGGCGACTAATCAAAAGATTCCCTTTGCCCATAACATCAATAAAACCAATTGTATAAGCCAAAGCTGCATCGCGCATAAGATTAAGTATAGCTGTTGTAATATTTGGTAAAGCAACCTTAAATGCTTGAGGGGCAATAATTCTTACAAAGGTTTGTTCAGAAGTAAGCCCAATACTAAGCCCAGCTTCTAATTGTCCTTTAGGAATTGCTTGATAAGCCGCTTTAAACACTTCTGATATCATTGCTGAGAATAGGAGAACCATGGTCACAAGAACGAATATCAATTTGGACCAATTATTAATATCTAATCCCAACCACCAATTAAGAAATTCTGGAACTCCGTAAAATACCAAGAATAATAGCACAATAGGTGGGGTACAGCGTAAGATAAAAACATATCCCTTAGCTAAATTCTCCAAAGCTTTATCCTTGGAAAGGCTTGCCCAAGCAATTAATCCTCCTAATAACGACCCAAGTAAAGTCGTTAATATGATAACCAATAATGTCATTGGTAAGCCCTTTATGACTTCAGGTAATGCTCCAAAAACTTTTGAAATGTCATAATTGACCATATTTTCTCCTAACTAAACTCACTTCAGAAGCTTATCAAAACATCATACTTTTACGACGTTACAATTTACTTATTTGTCTACGTATGAGAAGACATCCTCACCAAAGTATTTTTTAGATAACTTTTCAAGTGTACCGTCTTCTTTTAGTTCCTTGATAGCCTTAGTATATTCTTTTGAAAACTCTTCGTTCTTACTATCACGATGGAAGAGTGGGTAAGTCGGAATGCCTTTATATGGGAACCAAGTTAACTTGTCCGCATATTGATGATAAGCACCATCTTTATCTGTCACAGCCTTTTCAAAAGATAATTTAATATCAAAATAAGCATCATAACGATTTTCCAAAACCCAAGCATAGGCATCTGAAACTTGGAAAGATTCAGCAGACGTTAACTCGATTGGTTGATCTTTATGGTCTTCGTTGTAGTCTTTGATAACATTCCACTGAGCATTTTGTGGTGAGATTGGCACCAATCGACCATTTTGTTTTGCAAAATCAGAGATATTTTTATATTTATCTTTATCATCCTTACGAATGGTAAATCCAATAATACTTGCTCCAATTGGATCTTTAGGAATAATAAATTTTTTAGCACGTTCATCTGTGTACCACGCACCCTTAGTACCAATGTCATATTTACCTGACTCTAAACCAATCAAAAGATCATCATCACTTGTTCCAGTATATTCAAATTTGTACTGTGGAAGCTTTTTATCAATTTCCTTTAATACAGCTACCTCATAGCCATCAGAATTACCATCCTTATCAACAAAATCATAAGGAACATAGTTTTGAGTATGGGCAACTTTTAATGTTGTTACCTTTCCAGAATCTGATTTTGCTTTTTTATCTCCTGTTAAGCTACGTCCAATAACTGTAGCCCCAATAAGCGCTACAACAACAGCTCCACCAATAATCCATGTCTTTTTACTCATATTAATCTCTCCTTTTTCTTACAAAATTGCTGCTTCACGTACCCATTCAATACGCTCATGGTTAATATCACTTGGAATCGTGCAATCAGCACCAATGATTAATCCATGGGTTCCAGTATCAGCAATAATCTCCCTAACCTTTTCTTGAATAGCTTTTTTAGTTCCAGTATATAGAAGACCGTCTTTTCCATTTTCAAATCCTCCAAGAACAGTGCGACCTCTAAAAATGTTAAGACCTTTTGCCAAACTAATTCCTTCAGGACCGACCGCCCAATTAACTACCTGAGCAGGATAATCTTTAAAGAGTTCGATGTTATTACGGGCTCCTTCGTATCCGCAAATATGTAGAATATTATGTCCTTTAGCTCCATTAGCTGCTTCTAAAACCTTTAATTCACTTGGAGCAATAATTTCTTTATAAATTTCAGTGCTAACTCGCTCATCTTGAATACTTTGAACACTTAGGTAAATACCATCAGCACCTGCTTCTTCAATCACCCTCTGACTAAGACTCGCAATGTCTTCGCCAATAACATCTAAAACATGCTTCAAAGCTTTTCGGTTTTCCACAATGTAATCTGCGATAAGATTATCG
Above is a window of Streptococcus salivarius DNA encoding:
- a CDS encoding KxYKxGKxW signal peptide domain-containing protein; this translates as MENKVHFKLHKVKKQWVTIAVSGLALGASLIGVGVSANEQAANQVTSASTPESVSQDPDLVVTETTVDTTKADQVATNNAADTTATVTTEKQPVLKEDQASSTYNLSSGETRTATSTSETANTATDVNSQAPKSVETTVVSGGQFNSDAEGNWYYLKDGKNLTGAQNVDHFDLYFHEDGKQAKGEIITENGQSFYYDKANGRKVTNTSININGQAYNADAQGRLTAVLPETNKRNQFIEDNNHNWYYLGKDGRPVTGAQNIDGFNLYFHEDGRQAKNEIVTINGDSYYFDKDNGRRVTGRQYLDYANHKYFGYYYFDKDGKMVKDDFITENGNLYYLDATGNQPDSVFVSDKSGNWYYFDNYKATKGFSAPFGFHTEFLDRSQVDYKTSVQNLNGQQYYFDPKTGIMVTNRYVSDDKGNWYYFGKDGKALHGFQTVDGSLHYFNDSGQQVKGDFLYYDNDIYYFDKDNGNPVTNQFVNRDNSWYYFGADDKAVSGFQTINGQNLYFHEYGVQAKGQLVTIDGKTYYFDPNTGDKWVNRSLTLNGTVYNFDSNGVATLKTAQTSNRNQFVKGSDQEWYYYDANGKKVTGLQTINKDLYYFNDKGQQVRGAFFTIGDKHYFASKDTGAVLRNAFYHDTSTDHYGDFSETIYYAGSDGAFKTGWFEVDGNRYYGSDYSDNDTSKGSLYTGVVNSQLFSTDGKLLTNGLYPEFKRTGENDYELKDVYITDTDGKIKEGPYQYDGKILGSKYSSVRQSQWSTIDQWDILNGHLYHFDSTPMTFTAPNGQKVTTNVAIATTNKALTYRGVTFNFDAKGIDATKEKAIHFDQLQTDRSGTSYLYENGQKVTGLKTFDGVSYYFYEDGRQAKGTEVTINGKTYQFDQLTGIMTRNAFSKSYNYEGSPRYPYYPTRYYGNDGAALTGWQTIDGKNYYFRASGNLETGRFVIGDRAYNTDDNGVVADRKGEPAYRNRIVYDKGDNYYYNDKGEKVTGFQEVDGKVLYFDADGKQVLGRFVTVDNYTYYFDPRTGERYTNRSVLIDGKLYTFDKDGHVV
- a CDS encoding amino acid ABC transporter ATP-binding protein; translated protein: MLEAKHISKTFGDRQVLVDVNLQVKQGDVVVILGPSGSGKTTFLRCLNHLEKADGGQLTISGKDYSLDKLSKKDILDIRKKTAFVFQHYNLFANKTAIENILEGLVIARKVPKSEAHQIAEEALKKVGLLDFKDYYPSQLSGGQQQRIGLARAIAVKPEVILLDEPTSALDPELVGDVLDVMKQLAHEGTTMVVVTHEMGFARDVANHVVFMDGGHVIEEGSPKDIFYRPKEKRTQQFLARILSDASYDLEYMI
- a CDS encoding amino acid ABC transporter permease — its product is MNITFIIDTFIKALYGVPVTLGIMVVAILLSFLPALFLALGQIYKLRGVKTFSIVYLAFIRATPPILLILFFYSLFPSLLNQFFKGIGSHIDVFKVNPIYYAFIIYSLMTTGSLSEIIRSALQTVDKGQLEAAQAIGLTTRQAYLRIIFPQALKSALPNLCNLVINIVKGTSLVFVMTIKDITAIARVEAAYGYQYFESYFVIFILYLIICGIIQVLFNLGERKLQFT
- a CDS encoding amino acid ABC transporter permease; translated protein: MVNYDISKVFGALPEVIKGLPMTLLVIILTTLLGSLLGGLIAWASLSKDKALENLAKGYVFILRCTPPIVLLFLVFYGVPEFLNWWLGLDINNWSKLIFVLVTMVLLFSAMISEVFKAAYQAIPKGQLEAGLSIGLTSEQTFVRIIAPQAFKVALPNITTAILNLMRDAALAYTIGFIDVMGKGNLLISRHLGNYSLETYTTVALVYWGIALILSLISRITEQQLSVKER
- a CDS encoding transporter substrate-binding domain-containing protein, coding for MSKKTWIIGGAVVVALIGATVIGRSLTGDKKAKSDSGKVTTLKVAHTQNYVPYDFVDKDGNSDGYEVAVLKEIDKKLPQYKFEYTGTSDDDLLIGLESGKYDIGTKGAWYTDERAKKFIIPKDPIGASIIGFTIRKDDKDKYKNISDFAKQNGRLVPISPQNAQWNVIKDYNEDHKDQPIELTSAESFQVSDAYAWVLENRYDAYFDIKLSFEKAVTDKDGAYHQYADKLTWFPYKGIPTYPLFHRDSKNEEFSKEYTKAIKELKEDGTLEKLSKKYFGEDVFSYVDK
- a CDS encoding uroporphyrinogen decarboxylase family protein, producing the protein MSEKRELVLKAFRGESVDRVPVGFWHHFTTEDEWLHGFENPEIIDKNKAGHKKFIEEVKPDFVKLMSDGFFAYPQPAFKDFKSISDLQTIEPLGANHPWISAQVELVKSLIADFPEDIVAIYNIFAPVTYLKWLVGKVSGGDNLIADYIVENRKALKHVLDVIGEDIASLSQRVIEEAGADGIYLSVQSIQDERVSTEIYKEIIAPSELKVLEAANGAKGHNILHICGYEGARNNIELFKDYPAQVVNWAVGPEGISLAKGLNIFRGRTVLGGFENGKDGLLYTGTKKAIQEKVREIIADTGTHGLIIGADCTIPSDINHERIEWVREAAIL